Proteins encoded within one genomic window of Synechococcus sp. PCC 7335:
- a CDS encoding methyltransferase domain-containing protein, producing the protein MNLFLLLLIALPIVGLAAYLLTARRYDSSDTVAASYDEWTQDGILEFYWGEHIHLGHYGSPPRQKDFRQAKYDFVHEMVKWGGLDKCAPGSTLLDVGCGIGGSSRVLAKDYGFDVTAVTISPGQVKRATELTPAGLSAKFMVDDAMALSFPDESFDVVWSLEAGPHMPDKAVFAKELLRVLKPGGLLVVGDWNQRDDRRRPLNFWEKVVMRQLLDQWSHPEFSSIEGFSELLEATGMVAGSVKTADWAEETLPSWIDSIWQGIIRPRGLVEFGVSGFIKSVREVPTLLLMRLAFGSGLCRFGMFRATRANVLAASSRTSEVNTVTT; encoded by the coding sequence ATGAACCTATTTCTTTTGCTGCTGATAGCACTGCCTATCGTCGGTCTAGCTGCCTACCTGCTAACGGCTAGGCGCTATGATTCGTCCGATACCGTAGCCGCTTCTTATGACGAATGGACGCAGGATGGCATTTTGGAATTTTATTGGGGTGAGCATATTCATCTAGGGCACTACGGTTCGCCGCCAAGACAAAAAGATTTTCGACAGGCGAAATATGATTTTGTGCATGAAATGGTGAAGTGGGGCGGTCTAGATAAGTGTGCGCCCGGTTCTACTCTGCTAGATGTGGGTTGTGGAATTGGTGGTAGCAGCCGAGTACTGGCAAAGGACTACGGGTTCGATGTGACAGCGGTAACGATTAGTCCCGGTCAGGTAAAGCGGGCAACGGAGCTGACGCCAGCAGGACTAAGCGCAAAATTCATGGTAGATGACGCCATGGCGCTATCTTTTCCCGATGAAAGTTTTGACGTGGTGTGGTCGCTAGAAGCAGGGCCACATATGCCAGACAAGGCAGTTTTCGCAAAAGAACTACTGCGGGTGCTAAAGCCAGGTGGATTGCTGGTAGTTGGCGATTGGAATCAGCGAGACGATCGCCGCCGTCCGCTGAACTTTTGGGAGAAGGTGGTGATGAGGCAACTGTTAGACCAATGGTCACATCCTGAGTTTTCCAGCATAGAAGGATTCTCTGAGCTGCTGGAAGCCACGGGTATGGTAGCAGGCTCGGTAAAGACAGCAGACTGGGCTGAGGAAACGCTGCCGTCTTGGATTGACTCGATCTGGCAAGGAATTATCCGACCACGGGGATTAGTAGAGTTTGGGGTTTCTGGCTTTATTAAGTCTGTGCGCGAGGTGCCGACATTGCTACTGATGCGTTTAGCGTTCGGCAGCGGACTCTGTCGGTTTGGCATGTTCAGGGCGACTAGAGCAAATGTCTTGGCAGCGTCTTCTCGGACTAGTGAAGTGAATACAGTAACAACTTAG
- a CDS encoding TIGR00341 family protein yields the protein MLAVVSKRLVGWGHQKLSVLKDRHSGNWHWMESKPVPIASLNRSLWRSAESSSNYYLLLFLSGAIATFGLLSGSSATVIGAMIVAPLMGPIEGIAFALIMANRRLLRRASLALALGALLTVATAMLIAKMTGIETLTSEILARTQPTLLDLGVALAAGAAGALAKSRRGIADALPGVAIAVALVPPLSVVGIGIAFGSGAVFTGALLLFLTNLVGIIFSGGLVFLGLRYGSVQRAKRGMTVAVTALLCLGIPLSLSFRDLAVKKQARISVNSFIRESSTFSDMDIQSLNIQKQGDELAVYLDVATLPGSISSRQVDLVRDALAREIKRPVTLNVSVIPIEQFVSDAPSSESRSSLRYKIAKKPR from the coding sequence ATGTTGGCTGTTGTAAGCAAGCGGTTGGTTGGTTGGGGTCATCAGAAGCTGTCGGTACTAAAGGACCGTCATAGCGGTAATTGGCACTGGATGGAGTCTAAACCAGTACCAATTGCGAGTTTGAATCGCAGCCTTTGGCGTAGCGCGGAGTCTTCTTCTAATTACTATCTGTTGTTGTTTTTATCGGGGGCGATCGCAACTTTTGGTTTGCTTTCTGGCAGTAGCGCTACTGTCATCGGCGCAATGATTGTTGCACCCCTGATGGGACCGATTGAGGGAATAGCCTTTGCGTTGATTATGGCTAACCGTAGACTGCTAAGGCGAGCGAGTTTGGCGCTAGCTTTGGGTGCGTTGCTAACGGTGGCAACCGCTATGCTAATCGCAAAGATGACGGGGATTGAGACGTTAACAAGTGAAATCTTGGCCAGGACGCAGCCGACATTGTTGGATCTAGGAGTAGCGCTAGCAGCAGGCGCAGCAGGGGCGTTAGCAAAGTCTCGTCGAGGGATTGCAGATGCTTTACCTGGAGTGGCGATCGCAGTCGCTCTAGTTCCACCGCTCAGTGTAGTGGGTATCGGCATTGCCTTTGGCTCAGGTGCTGTGTTTACTGGCGCGCTGCTATTATTTTTGACCAACTTAGTCGGTATTATCTTTAGCGGCGGGCTGGTATTTCTCGGCCTACGCTACGGCTCAGTGCAGCGAGCAAAAAGAGGAATGACCGTTGCGGTCACAGCGCTACTATGTTTAGGCATCCCATTAAGTCTCTCGTTTCGAGACTTAGCAGTCAAGAAGCAAGCGCGTATCAGCGTGAACAGCTTCATCCGTGAGAGTAGTACTTTCTCTGATATGGACATCCAGTCTTTGAACATCCAGAAGCAGGGCGATGAGCTAGCTGTCTATCTCGATGTGGCAACACTACCGGGCTCTATATCTTCTAGGCAGGTAGATTTGGTTCGCGACGCCCTTGCTAGAGAAATAAAGCGCCCTGTTACGTTGAACGTAAGCGTGATTCCGATTGAACAGTTTGTTAGCGATGCCCCCTCATCGGAATCGCGGTCTTCCTTGAGATATAAGATAGCTAAAAAACCAAGATAG
- a CDS encoding radical SAM/SPASM domain-containing protein, with protein MPASIAPSHAQAHSKVSANDIPVETNHPLERIHLEVTNVCNFKCEFCPDAIMERKRGHMDIDLLEKALDEIAQYDLAKIVAFHLMGEPLIYPHIFEAIEMAIARQLNLHLTTNGSTFHIRPEHIEKLVASGIPKVTISLQTPDPDTFIIRGAPPNLKPEQYFEGITRYVRANLASERSNTRIHLKFLDTTPHPFLVPHKAMHVVEGKEQMQKQLREWCDRLLFDLPADDPNRPSQTELARRLAAHKPGRWQVIELTPKLALETFPLDSWGNVESTTVIPASFGYCNSTTDQAGILYDGTVVPCCKDYDGKIPLGNLNDYTLRQILYQQRPACGLREGFDKFQVINPVCQRCLGADTRQKSLLRQVGSIVYFKLYNPIMKRLNPGWGEV; from the coding sequence ATGCCAGCAAGTATCGCTCCATCTCACGCTCAGGCCCATAGTAAAGTATCCGCCAATGACATTCCCGTAGAAACTAACCACCCGCTAGAACGTATCCATTTAGAAGTGACTAACGTTTGCAACTTCAAGTGTGAGTTTTGTCCTGATGCCATTATGGAACGCAAGCGGGGCCATATGGACATTGACTTACTCGAAAAGGCGCTAGACGAAATTGCGCAATACGATTTGGCTAAGATTGTCGCGTTCCATCTGATGGGTGAACCGCTCATTTATCCGCACATTTTCGAAGCGATTGAAATGGCGATCGCCCGCCAACTAAATCTACATCTGACGACCAACGGCAGTACCTTTCACATTCGCCCAGAGCACATCGAAAAGCTAGTGGCCTCCGGAATTCCCAAAGTTACAATCTCTCTCCAAACGCCCGATCCAGACACCTTTATTATTCGAGGCGCACCGCCCAATCTCAAACCAGAACAATATTTCGAAGGCATCACGCGATACGTACGAGCGAACCTAGCAAGCGAGCGTTCAAACACACGGATACATCTCAAATTTTTAGATACAACGCCGCATCCTTTTTTAGTGCCTCATAAGGCAATGCATGTCGTAGAAGGCAAAGAGCAAATGCAAAAACAATTGCGTGAGTGGTGCGATCGCCTTCTCTTTGACCTACCTGCTGACGACCCAAACCGCCCTAGCCAAACCGAGCTCGCTCGTCGCCTCGCCGCCCACAAGCCTGGACGCTGGCAAGTCATCGAACTCACGCCCAAGCTCGCCCTTGAAACCTTTCCCCTTGATAGCTGGGGCAACGTCGAAAGCACCACCGTCATCCCAGCTAGCTTTGGCTATTGTAATAGCACCACCGACCAGGCAGGTATTCTCTACGACGGCACCGTCGTCCCTTGCTGCAAAGACTATGACGGCAAAATTCCTCTTGGCAACCTGAACGACTATACGCTCAGGCAAATCCTCTATCAACAAAGACCTGCCTGTGGCTTACGAGAAGGCTTCGATAAGTTCCAGGTCATTAACCCGGTGTGTCAACGCTGCTTGGGTGCAGACACTCGGCAAAAATCGCTTTTACGTCAAGTTGGATCTATCGTCTATTTCAAACTATACAATCCCATCATGAAAAGACTTAATCCTGGCTGGGGAGAAGTATAG
- a CDS encoding NRAMP family divalent metal transporter — translation MTSATEKTRSKFSFSKLGPGLLMAGAAIGVSHLVQSTRAGAMYGWGALIFVLLANLMKYPFYEYGHRYAAASGQNLIQAYRQQGKRFFVPFVLISAVSAVGSFAVDAFVAAMLLQYLWLPQVPATVLAIGVLFFCWGLIGVGRYRLFEQVTKWCVILLSVATVAAVVMAVRIVVIGPWSEPITDSFSSIALEVANTTVSRRGSIFSIEALPFVIAFMGWMPGGLELSVWQSLWVQADGEDSGEATSMPEASFDFNFGYVLTVALACLFLILGTLTLPQQGMAEEPAAFAGQLVGMYTSYIGAWAEPVIGMCAIAAIFSTTFTVVDAFPRTLEASIHELWPSTQASTLPIRGVIGFTIIVLAALLLGLFTAGFEPLINTITIIAFVFAPFYAWLNIRSIDTLPIEAQPKPWLSRLATVGLIYLSGFSLVFVLFEFVL, via the coding sequence ATGACGTCGGCTACTGAAAAAACCCGGTCGAAGTTTTCCTTCTCGAAACTGGGACCGGGGCTGCTGATGGCAGGTGCGGCGATCGGGGTTTCGCATTTGGTGCAGAGTACGAGAGCCGGCGCAATGTATGGTTGGGGAGCGCTGATCTTCGTGCTGCTAGCCAATCTGATGAAGTATCCGTTCTATGAGTATGGCCATCGGTACGCAGCCGCATCTGGCCAAAACTTGATTCAGGCGTATCGTCAGCAGGGAAAGCGCTTTTTCGTACCGTTTGTGCTGATTAGCGCTGTTAGCGCAGTTGGGAGCTTCGCGGTAGATGCGTTTGTGGCGGCTATGCTGTTGCAGTATCTGTGGTTGCCACAGGTCCCGGCTACGGTCTTAGCTATTGGAGTACTGTTTTTTTGCTGGGGGCTGATTGGAGTTGGACGCTATCGGCTCTTTGAGCAGGTGACGAAATGGTGCGTGATTCTGCTATCTGTTGCGACGGTGGCAGCGGTGGTGATGGCAGTTCGGATAGTGGTGATAGGGCCATGGTCGGAGCCAATTACTGATAGCTTCAGTTCCATAGCGCTGGAAGTTGCTAATACAACTGTCTCTAGAAGAGGTTCTATCTTCTCGATTGAGGCGTTGCCGTTTGTGATCGCGTTTATGGGCTGGATGCCTGGCGGATTAGAGCTTTCGGTTTGGCAGTCGCTGTGGGTGCAAGCAGACGGCGAAGATAGCGGTGAAGCGACATCGATGCCAGAAGCAAGCTTTGATTTCAATTTTGGCTATGTGCTGACGGTAGCGCTGGCCTGCTTGTTTTTGATACTAGGAACGCTGACTCTACCGCAGCAGGGAATGGCGGAGGAGCCAGCAGCGTTTGCAGGTCAGCTAGTGGGGATGTATACCAGCTATATTGGGGCTTGGGCGGAGCCAGTGATCGGGATGTGTGCGATCGCCGCTATCTTCTCTACGACCTTTACCGTCGTCGATGCTTTTCCCCGTACGCTAGAAGCTAGCATCCACGAGCTATGGCCTAGCACTCAAGCAAGTACTTTGCCAATTCGAGGGGTAATCGGCTTTACCATTATCGTCCTAGCTGCCCTTCTCCTTGGTTTATTTACCGCCGGGTTTGAGCCATTAATTAATACCATCACCATCATTGCCTTTGTATTTGCTCCTTTCTACGCCTGGCTCAATATCCGCAGTATTGACACGCTGCCTATAGAAGCCCAGCCCAAACCCTGGCTATCGCGTCTAGCGACCGTCGGGCTCATATATCTGTCTGGCTTTAGCCTAGTATTTGTGCTTTTCGAATTTGTTCTATGA